From Pseudanabaena sp. PCC 6802, one genomic window encodes:
- a CDS encoding IS630 family transposase: MDKPDGRHLSIETQNYLRQQAIRLREQGKRVCDISEYLGIHRNTITEWWWAYQDYGEAALFQQRRGREVGEGRSLSASEETTIEEMLRGHSPEEYQIESALWSRRAVKALIEQELGVEMPIRTVGEYLKRWGYSPQKPIERAYEQDPAAVKHWLQEEYPAIEQRAQAEGAEIEWGDESGLSSDEYGGRGYAPKGHPPEIRPSKRERTRLNFIASISNQGTIQFMLYTCTLTAPVFIEFLQRLIDKRSSKLFWIVDRHPVHRERPVQQWLEQHSQEIELFYLPSYAPQLNPVEYFNGDVKQGVHAKPLTRNLGQLKRVRSEFCVSSL; the protein is encoded by the coding sequence ATGGATAAACCAGATGGCCGACACCTATCGATAGAGACGCAAAATTACCTTCGACAGCAAGCGATCCGGTTGCGAGAACAAGGGAAACGAGTATGTGATATTAGTGAGTACCTGGGGATTCATCGTAACACGATTACGGAGTGGTGGTGGGCGTATCAAGATTACGGAGAAGCAGCCCTGTTTCAGCAACGACGAGGACGAGAGGTAGGGGAAGGGCGCAGTTTAAGTGCCTCAGAGGAAACAACGATTGAAGAAATGCTGCGGGGACACAGCCCGGAGGAATACCAGATCGAGAGCGCCTTGTGGAGTAGACGAGCCGTAAAAGCCTTAATCGAGCAAGAATTAGGTGTGGAGATGCCAATCCGCACAGTGGGGGAATACCTCAAACGATGGGGCTACAGCCCCCAGAAGCCGATCGAACGTGCCTATGAGCAAGACCCCGCTGCCGTGAAACACTGGTTACAGGAAGAATATCCCGCGATTGAGCAACGGGCACAAGCAGAAGGTGCCGAAATCGAGTGGGGAGATGAATCGGGACTCAGTTCTGATGAGTATGGAGGGCGAGGTTATGCACCCAAGGGGCATCCCCCTGAAATTCGTCCTAGTAAACGCGAGCGGACACGGTTGAATTTCATTGCTAGCATCAGTAATCAAGGCACGATTCAATTTATGCTTTACACCTGTACCTTGACAGCCCCAGTATTTATTGAATTTCTGCAACGGTTGATTGACAAGCGTTCAAGCAAACTGTTTTGGATCGTGGATCGCCATCCCGTCCATCGAGAGCGCCCCGTGCAGCAATGGTTAGAACAGCACTCCCAGGAGATCGAGTTGTTTTATTTGCCTTCCTATGCGCCGCAGTTGAATCCAGTAGAGTATTTCAATGGTGATGTGAAACAGGGAGTTCACGCCAAACCTCTGACGCGAAACCTGGGTCAATTAAAACGGGTGCGATCGGAATTTTGTGTATCGAGCCTCTGA